The DNA sequence AATGTTGCACAAAATGCTATGGCAATAATTTCTTTTAATTTGGAAAGTGTATCTACTCCAAAAAGCTGATAGGTATTTAAAAGTAACGATTTAATTTCCAATCGGTTTAATTTATCTTGAGTAGAAATAATTCGATCAATAATTTTTTCCTGAGCATTATTAATTTTTATCTCAGGCATATTCATTATGAATTCGTATATATTATTGCTGTTTTCTGATCTTTTTAAAAATGATGCATATTCAATTATATTTCGTTTATTAAAAAAAATAGAAAACCACAATACTGAAATTATAGACAATACCAGATATACACAAAATATGGTTATGCTAAAATATGCCAATACACAGCTAAAAACAACCACATTTAAAAAACTCAATAGTAAAGTAACCCCTTTCCAGGTAAAAAACCGTTGAATGGTTTGCTGATCTTCCAACCGTTGTAGAATTTCCGTGTTAATTTGAGTGTCAAAGAAAACTATGGGTAAACGTAATATTTTTAAAAGTAATGTTTTTCGTAATTCAATACTTAATATGAAATTTAGCTTAGTAAGCACAATTTGACTAAAAAAGTCCGAGGCAAAATTAGAGATGAACAAAATAAATTGCGCTAATAAAAGATAATAAACTACTCGTAATGATTTTGAAGAAATTCCTAAATCAATAATGTTCTGAAAAGTAAAAGGAATGAACCAATTCGTCACTAATCCTATGAAAACTAAAAATATAGCAAGGAAATAGTTACGTTTATTATTTTTTAAAAACCTATACGTATATTTTATTATACTGGATTGAAACAAACTTTTATTTTTTACATTATCAATTTTTATAGTGAAAAAATTTTCAGAAGGTTCCAAAAATAAAACGATCCCCTTAGTGTTGTTTTCTTTCCACTCAGTTATAAAAGATTCTCTATCTAGTACGACCTTGCCATAACCGGGATCTGCTAAATGAAAATAAACTTGATTTTTCTTTTTAACTATTTTTTCTAAAACTACAAAATGACTTTGTTTCCAATATAAAATATAAGGCGTGGGAATTTCATCTAATTCTTCAACAGTTAATTTTAACGCATGGGCTGTTAATCCTAATTTTTCGGAGACATCCACGAGATCTTGTACAGATACTCCAATACGAGTAAATTCAAAAAAAGATTTAATATAATTAAGTGAAGTTTTTTTGCCAAAATAACTCATGATCATGGCTAGACAGGCTGCTCCGCAATCGCTGCTTTCGAGTTGATTATAAAATTGTAAACGATGCCTTTTATTTATTCGCATTCTCTAAAATTTCACTTATTTTATTTCTTATAACCTTTTCTTTTTCTGTTTCATCCCATGAATACACACAATACTCTCTATTAGCGGCCAGACTTTCCAAGGCAGTTTGAGAACACCCTCCATTACATAAAGGTAAAATTTTACATTCTAAGCATGGACGATTCTTGAACTTTGAATTCATTCGTTTATTTAATGAGTCATTTTCCCAAAATAATTCTCCGTTTTCCGTTAAATATCCTTCCCTATTTTTAGTTGAGAAATCACGGGCAGTACATTTAAATATATCTCCGTTATAATTGATAACAACACTATTTTTTTTATCTGCATAGCATGAATTTCGAAGGGTATCCGGGCTATATTCATGGCACGAGGTTTTTCCCCCTTTGCTATTTATTTGATTCATTTCTTCATCAGCAATATCTTGTGTCTGATCTATTTTTTTATTTTGCCATACTCTATGAAAATCGAATTTTAAAAATTGAGTTTTAATATCTTCTTCGATATCTTCAAAATCGTCATAAATTTTGTTTGCATTAAAAATATTTGAATCAGTGAAATTTATTCTAACATTCACATAGAATTTATTCTTTATCAAGTTTTTTATATTTGAAACAATTTTATCATAAGAACCCTTATTTTGACTTATATAGCGCACTTTATTATGTTCTTCTTTATGACCATCTAAAGTGATTTGTAAATTGCATCGGACGTTTTTATCCAAGAAAAAATTTATAAATTCTTGATTTGCTAAATATCCATTAGTAGTGAAAGATGTATAAGCATTTATATTTTTCTCTGTACATCTTTCTAAATAATAATTAATTATAGGAATTACATTTTTATTAAAATATAATAAAGGTTCTCCGCCAAAAAATGAAATATTCATATTTTTTAAATCCTTATTATTGGTAATGGTATCTATCAACCTTTTGATTTTAGAAAGTCCATTTTCATCTAACCTTGAACTTTTTACCAGATTTTCATAACAATACCAACATTTAAAATTGCAATTCATAGTTGGATTGATAGTTAATAAAAACAATGAATTATCTTCATCAATGCTTTTACTTATTTTTTTTATTTCATCCAGCTCATCTATTTCATCATTAATAATAAATTTTTCTTCTACCATATAATTGAAAAATTCCGGATGGATCTCTTTTAGCTCTGATGTTTTATACATTTCCATTAATTCTTTAAGTTCAGATTGTATAAAAAGTAATCGTTGCTCAAGGGTATTATATAAAACATATTGCTCTCCATAAGGTAAGCATACATTATAATGACTATATTTCATAGAATGTATTTCCATTATATTTATTTAATTTATTAAGTTCTCTTCTATTACTAATTTTGAAAAATAAAATCCATTTATTTGCTTTATACTTATTTTATACATATATTATATTGTATTTACATTTAGATGATCGTTATAGTAAATCTTATTAATCGTTATATATTTTAAAAAATGATTGCTAGATTAATATTTTAATAATACATAAGAAGTCATGATAATTCATTTGATTATAAACCGAGTGCTCATAGGCAAAACTTAGTTTTGTTTAACTTTGACCTTTATATTTTAACACAGCTATGCTAGTATTTAAAATACATCTGTTACTCATTTTTTACATATTTATAAAGCTTTATAAAAATCCAGCTGACATTTTTTTAAACTTATATATAATAGTCCATAACAGAGTATTGCTGCTAACAATACTCTGTTAGATTAAAGTAAGATTGTTAACATTTCCATCTAACCGGACCCGTACATTTATTTATACAAATTCCTACATTCATACATCCACCCATTACATCCTTAGCATCAACTGCTGTTAATGATTTTGAAAAACCTCCTTTTAAAACTTCTCCTGACGTTTGTAATGTTTCAAATTTTTTAACGTCAACTTTTTTTGTTGTTTTCATATTTGATTAATTATTGAAAATTTTAGAGTAACCTTTTTGTGTCTTGACTCATTTATGGACAACGATTGCAATCAGTATTTTTTATTTAATTCTATTCTGATCTTCTGTATTACTTCCCTCAATATTTTTTTCTTTTACTGTTGAACTTCCTAATTTATAGCTTAGTGATATTCGTATTGAAGGAGATTCATAATACCCCCTATATTTAGCACTTATGCCGTTATTGGTGCTTTTATTTCTAAATTGATCTGCATTAAATAGATTAGTAACCTGTAAGGATAATTGCATTTTTTTATCCAACAGTAGAGCTTTAAAAAACATATCCATTTGCGTTAATGAATAATTGGTACTTAAAGCTCCTTGACTGCGCGGGTAATAAGAAATTATCAAGTCTGCTGACAATGTCTTACTTTTATTAAGGATAAATGTATTATTAGCTTGTATTCTACCCATAAATCCTTCTTGAGATTTATCCGTGATCGGATAAATTTTAGATTTTAAATATAGATATCCCCCGACTAACATTAGATTACTTTGCAACCAATTCAATTTAGTATAGGTAAAAGATTGAATTATCCCTACTCCGTAATTATCAAAATAATTCTCCACTTTTGTTGCTTGTATATAACTATCTTTATCCAAATAGGTAACATCGTTAAAGTTATCTTTTTGAATCATAAATTGTAAAATGGTTTGTATAATGTCTTTATAATAATAAGATAATTCAATACTGTTATTAATGACAGGTTTTAAAAAAGGGTTTCCTTCAGAATATTGATAGGGATTAGAATAATTCCTGAAAGGATTAACGGAATTGTAATCCGGCCGGTCAATTCTTCTGGAATAGGTAAAAGAATAAGAATTATTCTCGTTTGCTTTATAAAGTATATATAAGGTTGGAAAAAATTTCAAATAATTATTTTTATTATGTTCATTAAGTGAAATGGAATTTCCACGAGTTTGCGTATTTTCCATTCTAATCCCTAGTTGAATATCCCATTTTTTCATTTCTTTATTGACTGAAACATAAATAGCTTGCGAATTTTCTTTATATATAAAGTCATCTTGATGCGTTTTTTCAATTACACTCTCACCTTTTATCAGGTAATTCCTTAAACTGCTTTTCGTTTTCGTAAAAGATATTTTAGCCCCGTATTGTAAGTTTATAAAAGAAAGGGGGTAATCAATATCAACCCGGCCGCTATAATTATCTATATCTAGCGATCCCTTATTTTCAACTGGGAAATAACGCGTAATTAGATCGTTGTGAGTCCCATAAGAACGGGTTAAATAATTGTATTTTTTCTCAGTATTGTAGTTAAAATAATCAAAATTCAATTTTATTTTTTTACCTGAACTATCAATGGTAAAATGTGAATACCAATTAAGTGAATTCAATCTTTTTGTAGAATTTTCATAGCTTATAGTCCTGAGTAATGAATCCAATTTATTTTCATATGTATGGAAATTTGTTATATCCTTATATCGAGAATGCGGTTCTGAATAATTGAGCAAATATTGTATTCCTGAATTCCATTTAGAAGTTAATTGATAATCTAACAAAAATTTTGAACTGAGTGTATTTTGATAATTTTTACCTGTTTCCTTTTCATCCCATAATTGCTCGGGATAATACACCTTACTTTTTTTTAAATTTTTGTAATTGCCGTTCGAGTAATTAGATGATAGGCCTAAGTTTATTTTATTTTTACTGTAAGTAAAGTTTGCCCCAAAATTACCTGATGCGTAATACCCTTGTTTATATGAAGACGTAAGGTTAGATGCCCAAAAATCTTTTTTGATTTTTTTTAAATTTATATTTATAAGACCTGAGTTACCTTCTGCATCATATTGTGAGGGAGGCGTAGTTATAACTTCAATATTCTTTACCTGGTCAGAAGGAATACTTTTTAAATAATTAAATAAATCATCACCATTCAAAGAAACGATCTTATCATCAATCAGCACTTTTACCGAACTTTTACCTGTAAGAAATAATTGATTATTTCGTACCTCTATTCCCGGCATAAGGTGTAAAATATCTAAAACATCTGTTCCGGCGGATCCTATTGAATTTTCAATATTATAAATCGTTCTGTCAACTTTCTTTTCAATTAACCTTTTTTTTCCGGTAACTAATATCTCCTGTAATTCGTTAGGCGTTCTTATGGATAGTATACCTAAATCAGTATTTTCTTTAAGTTCCAAGCTTTGAGCATATAAAACTTCCTCCGATTCTTTAATGATCAAATTATAATTTCCTAGAGACAAATGATCAAAACAAAATTTACCTTCTTCTTTGACTATAACTTTTCCTACTATCGAATCTCGATTTGCCAGAATTACTTCAGCTAAATGACCGGAATTAACTTTTTCAAATTTTATTTCTCCTTTAATATGAACTTTTTGAGAAAAACTTAGGAAGAACTGAAAGAATAAAACTAATAAAATATTAATCTTCATACAAGCACATTTATATCATTATCCTTAGTTTTACAAATACATTTCATAAATGATTACTAATTAAATTACTCTCATTGATAGAAATTTTTAAATTTAGATTTCCTGATCAGATACAACCTATAAAAACAGAGAACTTATAAAATTTAATACAGATAAATATAAAGAATTCATAGTAATTTTATTTTATATAAAATGCAAATTTATATTATAATACTATTTAAATAAAACTGAATTATATCATATTTTATTATTACTCAATGAGTACTTAGTCTTAAATACATCATTTTAAAATAAAATATCAAATTTTAAAATATTTTTCTCTCTCTACTTATTAGCCAATTGTAAACTTCTAACTTGTTATGTAGTTACTTTATACTATAAACTAGTGATTTAAATAACATTTCTTTTTTAATTTATTATTAACAAGTAAAACGCTTTTTTATAAAAATCTGAAATATAAAAAACAGTACTTTTGTAAAATGAAACTATTGAGTTACAACGTTAACGGAATAAGAGCCGCATTAAATAAAGGCTTACTTGATTGGTTGAAATCTGCCAATCCTGATATACTTTGCTTGCAAGAAATAAAAGCACACACTGATCAATTCGACTCAACAGTATTTGAAAGTTTGGGTTATCATTCCTACTGGTTTCCGGCAGAAAAAAAGGGATATAGCGGAGTAGCAATTTTATCTAAAGAAAAACCGGTTTCAGTGAAATATGGTTGTGATGAGCAAGAATACGATCAAGAAGGAAGAGTATTACAAGCAAATTTTGAAAACTTTTCAGTTTTAAGTGTTTATGTTCCCTCTGCAACCAATATTTCTCGTTTAGGTTTTAAAATGAAATTTTGCGAATATTTATTAAATTATATTAAAAAATTAGAAAAAGAGTTTAAAAACCTTATTATAAATGGCGATATAAATATTTGTCATAAAGCCATAGACATCAATGATCCGGTTCGAAATGCTAAAGTTTCCGGTTTTCTTCCTGAAGAAAGAGAATGGATGGATCGTTTCTTTGATCAATGTAATTTGGTAGATACTTTACGGGTTTTTAATCATGAACCCAATCAATATTCGTGGTGGACATACCGTGTAAAAACAGCCAGAAGCAATAATAAAGGATGGCGCATCGATTACACTTTGGTTACCAAGTCTTTGGTAAAACATTTGCAAAGAGCTTATATTTTAACTCAAGCAGTACACTCCGACCACGCTCCGGTAGGTATTGATTTCGACCTAAATAAAACACAAAATCTTTAATTAAATTATCTAATTATGAAAAAAGCAACTTGTATTATTTCTCTTGTAATTCTCGCCGCATCGTGTGTACCTCAATCAAGATACGATGAATTGGAAAAAAAATATTATGCTTCATTGCAAGGAGAAAGAAAAAGTCAAAAAGCAATTCAAGAAAAAGAAAACGAATTAAAATCTTTATCCGACCAATATTCTTCATTACAAGAACAACAAGACGCCCTGGCAAAAAAGAAAGCGCAACTTGATGCTGAATATTCAGATCTTCAAATAGAATATGCTACACGACTTAAAGATATGGAAGATCTTAAAGCCAAAAACGCACAAATAGTTGATCAAGTTCAAACTACGGAACAATCCAGAAAAAAAATATTAAATGAATTAGAGCAAACTCAAGGTCAGCTTCAAGAAAAAATTAAAAGAATTAATGAGTTGGAAAACTTAATTTCTCAACAAAAAGAATCAGTTTCCAAATTAAAAAACAAACTTCAAATCGCTTTAAAAAACTATTCAGGAAAAGGAATAACTGTTGAAGAAAAAGATGGAAATATTTACGTTTCCATGGAGAATAAACTTCTGTTTCCATCAGCAAGTTGGACGGTAGAAACGGAAGGTATAAAAGCCCTTCATGACCTTTCCGAAGTTTTATCTAAAGATAAAAATTTGAATATAATTATTCAAGGACATACGGATTCCGATAAATATGCCGGTAGCGGAATCATTAAAGACAATTGGGATTTATCTGTAATGCGTGCAACCGCCATAACTAAAATTCTTCAATCCGAAGGAGTTTCGCCTAAGCAAATGACCGCTTCCGGTAAAAGTGAATATGCCCCACTAGCCAGTAATTCCACAGCTACCGGAAAAGCAGCTAATAGAAGGGTTGACATTATTATAGCTCCTAATTTGAGTGAAATTACTAAAATTTTAAATGATTTATAATTTTAAGATTTAATTTTATGCGAGTGGTTATCCAAAGAGTTTTAGAATCTTCCGTGAAAGTTGATAATAAAATAGTTGGCCAAATTGATCATGGTTTGTTGATACTTTTAGGTATTGAGGAAGCAGACAACCGGGAAGATATAGATTGGTTGTCTAATAAAATTTGTAACCTTCGAATATTTAATGATGAAAATGAAATAATGAATAAATCAATTTTAGATATTGGAGGGGACATTTTATTAGTAAGCCAATTTACCCTTCATGCTTCAACAAAAAAAGGTAATAGACCTAGTTATATAAAAGCTGCAAAACAAGAATTTGCTAATACTATGTATGAAAAATTTAAAGATCAATTGTCCAACATATTATCAAAGCCTGTCCAATCCGGGATATTCGGTGCAGATATGAAAGTTTCTTTACTCAATGATGGTCCGGTAACCATTCTTATAGATTCTAAAAATAAAGAATAATAAAAATGGATAGTTATTCAAATTAAAAGAGTTTTTTTTAAACTTTCACCTTTTGATTAATAATTTGAATACTTAAAAATAAATTGAAAACTTATCGCATAAAAAAACCTGATTATTTAAAATAATCAGGTTATTATTTTTTTATTTAATCAGAAAGATTAAATATTTAAATTTAAATCTGTCATTTGTTGTTTATATACGCCTCCAACCAGTTTGTCTCTAACAGCTTCGAAAGCATCCAAGGTTTTATCAATTTCTTCATCTGTATGTGAAGCCGTTGGTATTAAACGTAAAAGTATCATTCCTTTAGGAATAACCGGATAGACTACAACACTGGTAAAAATTTTATAATTTTCACGAATATCTTTAATTAATAAAGTAGCCTCTATAGGATCTCCCTGCATATATACAGGAGTTACACAAGTGTTTGTTTTACCGATATCAAATCCCCTGGCTTTCAGCCCTTCTTGAAGTTTCTTTACGTTATGCCATAGTTTATCCTTAAGTTCGGGTTTGCTTCGTAGCAATTCCAATCTTTTTAACGCACCAATTACCATAGGCATCGGCAAAGATTTAGCGAAAATTTGAGATCTTAAATTGTATTTTAAATATCTGATTATTTCTTTATTAGAAGCTACAAATGCACCTATTCCGGCCATAGATTTTGCAAATGTTGAAAAATAAACATCTATACCGTCCTGGCAGCCCTGCTCTTCTCCTGCTCCTGCTCCTGTTTTACCAAGTGTACCGAATCCGTGAGCGTCATCAACTAATAATCTAAAATTGTATTTCTTTTTCAGTTCTACAATTTCTTTTAATTTACCTTGCTCTCCTCTCATTCCGAAAACTCCCTCGGTGATAACTAAAACACCACCTCCTGATTCTGCTGCATTTTTTTCCGCTCTTTTCAGATTTTTTTCCAAGCTTTCTATATCGTTGTGCTGATAGGTAAATCTTTTTCCAAAATGAAGTCTTACTCCATCAACTATACAAGCATGGCTATCTACATCGTAAACGATTACATCATTTTTGGAAACCAATGTATCTATAATCGATAACATTCCCTGGTATCCAAAATTTAATAAATAAGCTGATTCTTTGTTTGCAAAATTAGCCAATTGTTTTTCCAATTCTTCATGGTAATGAGTCTGACCCGACATGGCTCTCGCTCCCATTGGATAAGCCATACCATATTGAGCTGCTGCATCTGCATCTGCTTTTCGCACTTCAGGATGATTAGCCAATCCTAAATAATCATTAATGCTCCAGATGATCATGTCATTACCCTTAAATTTCATTCTTGGGCTGATTTCTCCTTCTAGAACAGGAAATATATATTCTCCTTCCCCATAGTCCGCATATTTAGCTAGTGGACCGGGATTATTTTTTATTCTTTCAAAAATATCCATTGTTACAATTTAACCAAAGTTAGTTATATTTTTTCTACAGTAGCGTGAGATTCTAACCCATTCAATTTGCTGTTAACAAAACCTTGAGATGACATCCATTCATCACTGAAAACTTTAGTCATATATCTGGAACCGTGATCCGGAAAAATTAAAACAGCCAATGAGTTATCACTAAAAGTATCTGCTATTGTACGTGCTGCTGTTAAGCTTGCTCCACTGGTATATCCTACCATCATTCCTTCTTTTAGAGCTAATTCTCTGGTAGCATAGGCACTGGGCTCATCTGATACTTTAACGTATTGATCGATAACAGAAAAATCTAAAGCACCCGGGATTAAATTTTTACCTAAGCCTTCAATTTGATAAGGTTTGATCTCGTTACGGTCTAATTCTCCTGTTTCAAAATATTTTTTTAATACTGAACCTACTGCATCCACTCCTATCACTTTAATATCAGGATTTTTTTCTTTGAGAAACTGTGCAGCTCCCGTAAGTGTTCCTCCGGTTCCTGTACATCCAATAAGATGGGTAATTTCCCCTTGCGTTTGCTCCCAAATTTCAGGTCCTGTACTTAAATAATGAGATTTTGTGTTTTCTTTATTAAAATATTGATTAATATATAAGGAATTAGGGGTATCTGCTGCTATTCTTTTGGCAACTTCATAATAGGATCTGGGATCATCTGCCGGAACATTAGCCGGACATAAATAAACTTTAGCTCCCATTGCTCTAAGAAAAGAGATTTTTTCAGGTTTTGTTTTATCGCTAACTGCTACTATACATTTATAGCCTTTTACGATACTTACCATAGCTATGGAAAAACCTGTATTTCCTGAAGTTGTTTCAACTATAGTTGCTCCTGGCTTTAATAAACCTTGTTTTTCAGCATTTTCAATAATATGAAGCGCAATTCTGTCTTTAGTTGAGTGTCCGGGATTATAGCATTCTAATTTTGCAAAAAAAGAACCTTTCATTCCTTCTGTTACTCTGTTTAAGCGAACTAACGGCGTATTGTTAATTAACTCAAGAACATTATTATAAGTTCCAGCCATCCTATCTTATTATTAATTTATATAATTAATTCAAGGGGCAAATTTATAATTTTTTTTTCTTACAAAAAATTTAACTGAATGAAATTTAACATATACAAATTGATTAAAAATTTATATTATACTTTATTAGAAAATCCGTATAAATTATTAGTAATTGTTATAGATATATTCTATAATTTTCTTATCCTGTTCTGATAATTCAATTCCCCTTCTTTTCATAGTCCTTTCTGCAACTTCAAATACCTGTTCCAATTTAAAGTTAGGACTCTCTGACTTACCACCCCATGAGAAAGATTTTATTATATTAGGTGGAAAACCGGAAGTAAATATATTGGCCGAAACTCCTACTACCGTGCCGGTATTAAATTGTGTGTTTATAGCTGATTTAGAATGATCCCCCATGATCATCCCTGCAAATTGTAATCCTGACTTAATAAACTTTTGTTTTGTATAATTCCAAAGCTTAACTTCTGCATAATTATTTTTCAAGTTAGAAGAATTGGTATCTGCTCCCAAATTACACCATTCACCTATTACCGAATTTCCTACAAAACCGTCATGACCTTTATTTGAATATCCTGAGATTATAATATTATTAACTTCTCCTCCTACTTTGGAATACGGTCCGATTGTTGTTCCGCCATAAACTTTGGCTCCCATATTTATTTTAGAACCCGTACCTAAGGCAAAGGAACCTCGAATCATCGCTCCTTCCATAATTTCAGAATTTTTTCCTAAATAAATAGGTCCTTCTTTGGTATTGAGTATTGCACATTCGGCTACGGCACCTTCTTCAACAAATAGTTGTGAAGGATCTCCTATGATTCTAACGGTATTTGATAAGGTACATGATTTTCTGCCTTGTGTAATTAATTGGAAATCATAAGTAATGGCATCCGAATTATAAGTAAACAAATCCCAAGGATATTGTATATGAAAGCTTTCAAATATTATATCCAATTTTTTTACAAAATTATTTAATTGGAAATTTTCAAGAGTAGTTTTTGCTGCTACCAACTCTTCCTGATAATAAAAAGCTTCTCCGAATTTTAAATTTTTTAATTGGTAAATAAAATCTTGATTTGGAAAATAGGCGGGATTTATAAATACGTTTTCTTCTTCAATTTGAAGAGTATATTTTTCTGAAAGATATTCTTGAGTTAGATAAGAGATTTTTTCCGTTTGAAAAATATGTTTCCATCTTTCTGCAAATGTTAATATTCCCATCCTTAATTCTGCCACCGGTCGCGTAAACGTTAAGGGTAAAAGATCGGAATACTCTTTACCATCAAAAAGAATAATATTCATAGTATATACTTTATTATTTTTTCAAATATAAAAAATTATATCATAGTTTTTATTCTTTTATTTCCGTTAAAAACTTTAATTATTTTATATATAAAATTGTTAAAATACTGACTCTCTATTTTTTAATAATGCCTTATTATTTATATTTATAAAGCGTTCGCATAATGCTCTTTAAAATATTCCAATCCTTCGGATGCTCCTTTTTGTATGAATATGATATCATTGCGTAATGAGGTTCGGAACGGTTTAGGATCTATGACAAATATTTTTGAAGTTACCGGAACAAAATCAAGTAAAGATGCAGCCGGATATACTTGAAGAGAGCTTCCAATGACTAAAAAAATATCGGCATTTTGAGTTATTTCAATAGCATTTTCCATTTCAGGAACCATTTCACCAAACCATACTATATGGGGACGTAATTGTCCACCATCTTCTGCTAAGTCTCCCATATGAACATCTTGTAGCGTATCATAAATAAGTGATTCATTAGTTTCGCTTCTTACTTTTGTCAGTTCTCCGTGTAAATGAAGTATATGTGTTGATTGAGCTCTTTCGTGAAAGTTGTCAACATTTTGAGTTATAATTGAAATATCAAAAATGGATTCCAATTCTTTCAGCAAATGATGCCCCCGATTCGGGTCATGTTTTTGCAACTCTGCTCTGCGCATATTATAAAAATTCTGCACTAATTCCGGGTTTTTATACCATCCTTCTATGGAGGCTACTTCTTGCACTTTATAATTTTCCCATAATCCACCTGAATCTCTGAATGTGCTTAAACCGCTTTCAGCACTCATTCCTGCTCCTGTTAATACAACTAATTTTTTTTTCATATTTTATGCACTCAATTAGTTAACTAATTATTTTTAAATTAAGTTCTCTCCTTTTAAAATCTTATTTTAACTCATCATAAGTAGTATATCCACATAGCAGAAAATTTTTAAATTCTTCTTTATCCATATAACCTGCAACCGGAAAATTCAAAATTCTATTATCCGGTGTTACTAATACGTAGAATGGTTGAGAATTGGAATTAAAGTTCTCCCTTTGAAAAGTAGACCATTTATTTCCTATTGTTTTAATTTTTCTTTTTCTTCCATCTTTTAAATGAAGGGTTTGTTGCTCATTATTAGGCAATTCTTCTGAATCATCAACATATAAAGATGAAATTATGAATTTATCGTGTAAGATATTCCAAATATCCGGTTCACTCCACACATATTCTTCCATTTTTCGGCAATTTTCACATCCATAACCAGTAAAGTCAATGAGAATGGGTTTATTTTCCTTTTTTGCCATTTCCCTTGCTTTTTCATAGTCATGAAAAAGGGTCAATCCTAAAACCCCATTTTTTTGGTTGTTTGGATATATGCTAATTTGCATAGGTGGAGTAAGTCCACTAAGCAATTTTAAATTAGGCTTTTCTGAAGGAAACAATCCGGGGATCATATAAATTCCAATCAGTCCAAAGAGACAAGCCCCAATTATTCTTCCTACATTGATTTTTACTTTTTTATTATCGTGAGGAAATTTAATTACACCTAATAAGTATAATACAATTGAAATACAAATAAGGATCCAAATCGCAATAAAAATTTCTCTTTTCAACAAGAAAGTTTTAGCTACTAAATCTGCTTTTGATAAAAATTTGAACGCTAAAGCTAATTCTAAAAAACCTAAAACAACTTTAACGGTATTCAT is a window from the Apibacter sp. B3706 genome containing:
- the dtd gene encoding D-aminoacyl-tRNA deacylase codes for the protein MRVVIQRVLESSVKVDNKIVGQIDHGLLILLGIEEADNREDIDWLSNKICNLRIFNDENEIMNKSILDIGGDILLVSQFTLHASTKKGNRPSYIKAAKQEFANTMYEKFKDQLSNILSKPVQSGIFGADMKVSLLNDGPVTILIDSKNKE
- a CDS encoding exodeoxyribonuclease III, whose amino-acid sequence is MKLLSYNVNGIRAALNKGLLDWLKSANPDILCLQEIKAHTDQFDSTVFESLGYHSYWFPAEKKGYSGVAILSKEKPVSVKYGCDEQEYDQEGRVLQANFENFSVLSVYVPSATNISRLGFKMKFCEYLLNYIKKLEKEFKNLIINGDINICHKAIDINDPVRNAKVSGFLPEEREWMDRFFDQCNLVDTLRVFNHEPNQYSWWTYRVKTARSNNKGWRIDYTLVTKSLVKHLQRAYILTQAVHSDHAPVGIDFDLNKTQNL
- a CDS encoding GlmU family protein, yielding MNIILFDGKEYSDLLPLTFTRPVAELRMGILTFAERWKHIFQTEKISYLTQEYLSEKYTLQIEEENVFINPAYFPNQDFIYQLKNLKFGEAFYYQEELVAAKTTLENFQLNNFVKKLDIIFESFHIQYPWDLFTYNSDAITYDFQLITQGRKSCTLSNTVRIIGDPSQLFVEEGAVAECAILNTKEGPIYLGKNSEIMEGAMIRGSFALGTGSKINMGAKVYGGTTIGPYSKVGGEVNNIIISGYSNKGHDGFVGNSVIGEWCNLGADTNSSNLKNNYAEVKLWNYTKQKFIKSGLQFAGMIMGDHSKSAINTQFNTGTVVGVSANIFTSGFPPNIIKSFSWGGKSESPNFKLEQVFEVAERTMKRRGIELSEQDKKIIEYIYNNY
- a CDS encoding PLP-dependent cysteine synthase family protein, giving the protein MAGTYNNVLELINNTPLVRLNRVTEGMKGSFFAKLECYNPGHSTKDRIALHIIENAEKQGLLKPGATIVETTSGNTGFSIAMVSIVKGYKCIVAVSDKTKPEKISFLRAMGAKVYLCPANVPADDPRSYYEVAKRIAADTPNSLYINQYFNKENTKSHYLSTGPEIWEQTQGEITHLIGCTGTGGTLTGAAQFLKEKNPDIKVIGVDAVGSVLKKYFETGELDRNEIKPYQIEGLGKNLIPGALDFSVIDQYVKVSDEPSAYATRELALKEGMMVGYTSGASLTAARTIADTFSDNSLAVLIFPDHGSRYMTKVFSDEWMSSQGFVNSKLNGLESHATVEKI
- a CDS encoding aminotransferase class I/II-fold pyridoxal phosphate-dependent enzyme; its protein translation is MDIFERIKNNPGPLAKYADYGEGEYIFPVLEGEISPRMKFKGNDMIIWSINDYLGLANHPEVRKADADAAAQYGMAYPMGARAMSGQTHYHEELEKQLANFANKESAYLLNFGYQGMLSIIDTLVSKNDVIVYDVDSHACIVDGVRLHFGKRFTYQHNDIESLEKNLKRAEKNAAESGGGVLVITEGVFGMRGEQGKLKEIVELKKKYNFRLLVDDAHGFGTLGKTGAGAGEEQGCQDGIDVYFSTFAKSMAGIGAFVASNKEIIRYLKYNLRSQIFAKSLPMPMVIGALKRLELLRSKPELKDKLWHNVKKLQEGLKARGFDIGKTNTCVTPVYMQGDPIEATLLIKDIRENYKIFTSVVVYPVIPKGMILLRLIPTASHTDEEIDKTLDAFEAVRDKLVGGVYKQQMTDLNLNI
- a CDS encoding flagellar motor protein MotB; translated protein: MKKATCIISLVILAASCVPQSRYDELEKKYYASLQGERKSQKAIQEKENELKSLSDQYSSLQEQQDALAKKKAQLDAEYSDLQIEYATRLKDMEDLKAKNAQIVDQVQTTEQSRKKILNELEQTQGQLQEKIKRINELENLISQQKESVSKLKNKLQIALKNYSGKGITVEEKDGNIYVSMENKLLFPSASWTVETEGIKALHDLSEVLSKDKNLNIIIQGHTDSDKYAGSGIIKDNWDLSVMRATAITKILQSEGVSPKQMTASGKSEYAPLASNSTATGKAANRRVDIIIAPNLSEITKILNDL